The Nitrososphaerota archaeon genome includes a window with the following:
- a CDS encoding dihydroorotate dehydrogenase electron transfer subunit: MVEHTISLPNRTRITTVRKIRSESEAIRTVLIEDEQCSRAAPGQFAMLWVPGVGESPMSLSVMDKQGLCGFTVKSVGSTSNALCSLREGDQVGVRGPYGNRFSLINGSSLLVGGGTGLAPLIPLSQQLIERGCHVTLILAAKTRSELLFLKEAEHLLQPPRHQLVVATDDGSYGFKGFASDCAADLLKRERYNMIYTCGPEKMMRKIFDLAEAKTIPVQASLERYMKCGFGLCGSCAIGPYLVCTDGPIFNS; this comes from the coding sequence TTGGTCGAGCACACAATTTCTCTGCCTAACCGAACCCGAATCACTACTGTCCGGAAAATCCGGAGCGAGTCAGAAGCTATCAGGACAGTTCTCATTGAGGATGAGCAATGCTCTAGGGCCGCTCCAGGGCAGTTCGCGATGCTCTGGGTGCCCGGTGTAGGTGAGTCGCCGATGAGCCTATCCGTAATGGATAAGCAGGGTCTCTGCGGCTTCACAGTAAAGTCTGTGGGATCAACGTCAAACGCGCTCTGCAGTCTCCGAGAAGGCGACCAAGTAGGCGTCCGAGGCCCCTATGGAAACAGATTCTCCCTAATCAACGGCTCATCGCTGCTCGTAGGCGGAGGAACCGGGTTAGCACCGCTTATCCCGCTCTCGCAGCAGCTAATTGAAAGAGGCTGCCACGTAACCCTCATTCTGGCGGCAAAGACCCGCAGCGAACTACTCTTCCTAAAGGAGGCTGAGCATCTCCTTCAACCTCCCCGCCACCAGCTGGTTGTTGCAACTGACGACGGAAGCTACGGCTTCAAGGGCTTCGCTTCAGACTGCGCCGCAGACCTCCTGAAACGCGAAAGATACAACATGATATACACCTGCGGACCGGAAAAGATGATGCGAAAAATTTTCGACCTAGCCGAGGCAAAAACTATTCCAGTGCAGGCAAGCCTAGAACGATACATGAAGTGCGGCTTCGGCCTCTGCGGAAGCTGTGCAATAGGCCCATACCTAGTCTGCACCGACGGCCCAATCTTCAACTCA
- a CDS encoding dihydroorotate dehydrogenase: MRNPVMLASGILGVTPDIIKRVADAGAGAIVMKSISVEPRQGYRNPTIVEVEGGGYVNAVGLSNPGLQVFAEEMRELNEKPIPVVASLFGSTPEEFSRIVSTLESTPVDCYELNLSCPHVEKVGLEVGQDPTAVSKVVKAAKKAASRPVLVKISPNLTAPAEIAAAAETAGADAITAVNTVRAMVIDVETCQPILSHRVGGLSGPTIKPIAVRCVYDISQRVKIPVIGCGGITTWKDAVEFLLAGASAVQVGSAIGYRGLNVFSEITDGIRSYIVQRGLKNIGEIVGRAHNFSA, from the coding sequence ATGCGAAACCCAGTGATGCTTGCTTCTGGCATCCTCGGAGTCACTCCTGACATCATCAAACGAGTAGCTGATGCAGGAGCCGGAGCAATAGTGATGAAATCTATCAGCGTTGAGCCTAGGCAGGGCTACCGGAACCCAACCATCGTCGAGGTTGAAGGAGGAGGATATGTGAACGCAGTCGGGCTCTCCAACCCGGGGCTTCAAGTCTTCGCTGAAGAGATGCGTGAACTAAATGAGAAACCGATACCTGTAGTTGCAAGCCTCTTCGGATCCACGCCGGAGGAGTTCAGCCGCATCGTCTCAACACTGGAATCGACTCCTGTGGACTGCTACGAACTGAACCTATCCTGCCCCCACGTCGAGAAGGTCGGGTTAGAGGTAGGTCAAGACCCCACGGCCGTCTCAAAAGTTGTTAAAGCAGCTAAAAAAGCCGCCTCCAGACCTGTGCTAGTCAAGATTTCACCGAACCTCACCGCTCCAGCCGAAATAGCTGCAGCGGCTGAAACCGCTGGAGCAGACGCGATCACGGCGGTGAACACTGTGCGCGCGATGGTTATCGACGTGGAGACCTGTCAACCTATCCTGTCACACCGCGTCGGAGGATTATCGGGGCCGACGATCAAACCTATTGCGGTGCGCTGCGTGTACGACATTTCTCAACGCGTAAAAATACCGGTTATCGGATGCGGCGGGATCACCACCTGGAAGGATGCGGTCGAGTTCCTGCTGGCAGGTGCATCAGCGGTACAGGTAGGCTCCGCAATCGGATACCGCGGGCTCAACGTGTTCAGCGAGATTACTGACGGTATAAGGAGCTATATTGTGCAGCGCGGATTGAAGAACATTGGTGAAATAGTTGGTCGAGCACACAATTTCTCTGCCTAA
- a CDS encoding fibrillarin-like rRNA/tRNA 2'-O-methyltransferase → MEETRGAGAGKARLRRVKAEGEDKLATLNLTPGLKVYGERLIEVDAAEYRMWDPVRSKLAAALLKGLKNLPIHEGGKVLYLGASTGTTVSHVSDLLGESGVVFAVEVAPRVAREFLEQVASKRSNVIPIVEDARRPERYRSVFSKVDVVYCDIAQPDQTEIALLNCRRHLSAGGSLLLIIKARSIDVLKDPDRVFKEEGDKIEAAGFKINQLIRLDPFDKDHALISAVWTE, encoded by the coding sequence GTGGAAGAAACAAGAGGCGCTGGGGCAGGCAAGGCGAGGCTCAGAAGGGTCAAGGCAGAGGGCGAAGATAAGCTCGCTACTCTGAACCTGACTCCGGGCTTGAAGGTCTACGGTGAACGGCTGATCGAAGTTGATGCCGCAGAGTACCGGATGTGGGATCCTGTTCGAAGCAAGCTTGCCGCAGCCTTGTTGAAGGGTTTGAAGAATCTTCCTATCCACGAGGGGGGGAAGGTGCTGTACTTGGGTGCTTCGACTGGAACCACGGTGAGCCACGTATCGGATCTGCTGGGTGAAAGCGGAGTAGTCTTCGCTGTTGAAGTGGCGCCGCGTGTAGCAAGGGAGTTTCTGGAGCAGGTCGCATCGAAGCGGTCGAATGTTATCCCTATTGTGGAGGATGCGCGGCGACCAGAGCGGTACCGGTCTGTGTTCAGTAAGGTGGATGTTGTTTACTGCGATATTGCACAGCCTGATCAGACTGAGATTGCGCTTCTGAACTGCCGACGCCATCTCTCCGCTGGAGGAAGCCTTCTCCTAATCATCAAGGCCAGGAGCATTGATGTCCTGAAAGATCCTGACAGGGTCTTCAAGGAGGAGGGTGATAAGATTGAGGCTGCAGGGTTCAAAATCAATCAGCTAATCCGGCTTGATCCGTTCGATAAGGATCACGCGTTGATCAGCGCAGTGTGGACTGAGTAG
- the rnhB gene encoding ribonuclease HII: protein MTEKQHRPRLTAGIDDAGRGSIIGPLLIAGISVDDQGLKKLSEIGVRDSKLLSPASRERLYKLIKSIAVKIVFHKLSPEQIDEYVLKGAKYRRLNYFEAITMGKIAAELNPDIVYVDASDINPERFGRDVLSAMGRDTEIVSAHHADRTYPVVSAASIVAKCERDAEVRKIAEEHGDFGSGYPSDPRTTQFLSKWLSQHGEMPQFSRKSWKTWNKVRDKRLDEF from the coding sequence TTGACTGAGAAACAGCATCGACCGAGGTTGACAGCTGGCATAGATGACGCCGGCCGAGGCTCAATAATAGGGCCGCTTCTAATCGCCGGAATCTCTGTGGACGATCAGGGACTGAAAAAACTATCCGAGATAGGTGTCAGAGACTCGAAGCTGCTGTCACCAGCCAGCCGAGAACGTCTCTACAAACTGATAAAGAGCATCGCCGTAAAAATCGTCTTCCATAAACTGAGCCCTGAGCAGATAGACGAATACGTCCTTAAGGGTGCGAAGTACCGTCGACTCAACTACTTTGAAGCCATCACAATGGGCAAAATCGCAGCTGAACTCAACCCAGACATAGTCTATGTAGATGCTTCAGACATCAATCCCGAACGGTTCGGGCGAGACGTGCTATCAGCCATGGGTCGAGACACAGAAATCGTTTCAGCTCACCACGCAGATAGAACCTACCCTGTTGTCTCAGCCGCCTCAATCGTCGCAAAATGCGAGCGTGACGCCGAGGTTAGAAAAATAGCTGAGGAGCACGGAGACTTCGGAAGCGGATACCCCTCCGACCCTAGGACAACTCAATTCCTAAGCAAATGGCTATCGCAGCACGGAGAAATGCCTCAGTTCTCACGCAAATCCTGGAAGACCTGGAACAAGGTACGAGACAAGCGGCTGGATGAGTTTTAA
- a CDS encoding NTPase encodes MTNASTTHIWLITGDPGVGKTTCASRIINTVKSQGYTVGGVVSREVRTRGERTGFEMIDLATEENFTLASTSLDAGPKLGRYRVNLKGLAEKGAAALLHSSEKADLTVCDEIGPMELLSPEFRRAVEVVVKSGKTVLGVLHKKMRDPLLVNLRSTEHAKLFEVTLENREELPDSIAAELLESLRRRS; translated from the coding sequence ATGACGAACGCCTCCACCACCCATATCTGGCTAATTACAGGAGATCCGGGAGTCGGGAAAACTACCTGTGCATCCCGCATCATCAACACCGTCAAAAGCCAAGGCTACACAGTAGGCGGAGTAGTCTCAAGAGAGGTTCGTACGCGAGGCGAGCGAACAGGCTTCGAAATGATTGACTTAGCCACCGAGGAGAACTTTACTTTAGCATCGACCAGCCTCGACGCGGGACCTAAGCTTGGACGATACCGTGTGAACCTTAAGGGCCTAGCGGAGAAAGGCGCTGCAGCCCTGCTTCACTCCTCGGAGAAGGCGGATCTAACTGTCTGCGACGAGATAGGCCCGATGGAACTCCTAAGCCCCGAGTTTAGGCGCGCAGTAGAAGTGGTGGTGAAAAGCGGTAAAACCGTCCTAGGGGTACTTCACAAAAAGATGAGGGATCCGCTTCTGGTAAACCTGCGATCCACAGAGCACGCAAAGCTCTTCGAAGTCACACTTGAAAACCGCGAAGAGCTTCCTGACAGCATTGCCGCTGAGCTTTTAGAATCTCTGAGACGCCGGAGCTGA
- a CDS encoding DUF373 family protein, whose translation MSRETSAPTKLLVLCVDRDNDIGEKAGIKTPIIGREKCVDAASRLALSDPEEADANAIFAAVKQYDDLAKQEYDCEVAVISGAYNKGFEADRKIRWQMKEISSRFEAGGIVLVTDGSDDEEVIPVIQNITPVVSVRRVVVKHSRSLEETYAVLGRYFRMLVYDTRYSRIALGIPGIFLLLSLIAILLDQERLVTLLALGLVGITLLIRGFNLDGWFGALLHLRPSGYIRLFSIMASLLIVATSFYTAFVAVSGTKAFTEVQMNVNLIWRDGPLLAGTFIKEALNILWIGLAIYFTGGVLVNYLKGNIRIIGSTVGLIILGLLYLPVLQFSEILMGTGSTATLISLLLLGFALIFLTATVIYMYIQSRRGVR comes from the coding sequence TTGAGCCGAGAAACCAGCGCACCCACCAAGTTGCTAGTGCTTTGCGTCGACAGAGATAACGACATTGGAGAAAAAGCAGGCATCAAGACGCCTATAATTGGTAGAGAGAAATGTGTTGATGCAGCCTCTAGGCTCGCCTTAAGTGATCCAGAGGAGGCTGATGCTAACGCGATCTTCGCTGCCGTGAAACAATATGATGATCTAGCGAAGCAGGAGTACGACTGTGAGGTTGCTGTCATCTCCGGCGCCTATAACAAAGGTTTCGAGGCGGATCGGAAGATCCGGTGGCAGATGAAGGAGATCTCAAGCCGGTTCGAAGCAGGAGGCATTGTTCTGGTAACCGACGGCTCCGATGATGAAGAAGTTATTCCCGTCATCCAGAACATCACTCCGGTGGTATCGGTGAGGCGGGTAGTGGTGAAGCACAGCAGAAGTCTTGAGGAGACCTATGCGGTGCTAGGAAGATATTTCAGGATGCTTGTTTACGATACACGTTACTCCAGGATTGCATTAGGTATACCTGGAATCTTCCTTCTGCTCAGTCTGATTGCCATCCTGTTAGATCAGGAGCGTCTTGTGACGCTGCTTGCGCTGGGCTTGGTAGGAATCACTCTTCTAATCAGGGGATTTAATCTCGACGGGTGGTTCGGGGCACTTCTGCATCTACGGCCATCAGGTTATATTCGGTTGTTTTCGATAATGGCGAGCCTTCTCATCGTTGCTACATCGTTCTATACTGCATTCGTTGCGGTTTCGGGCACCAAGGCCTTCACTGAGGTTCAGATGAATGTGAATCTCATCTGGCGTGATGGGCCGCTTTTAGCCGGGACATTTATCAAAGAGGCGCTCAATATACTCTGGATAGGATTGGCTATCTACTTCACTGGAGGAGTACTTGTGAACTACTTGAAGGGAAACATCCGGATCATCGGGAGCACAGTGGGCTTGATAATACTTGGATTACTCTATTTGCCAGTGCTCCAGTTCTCTGAGATACTGATGGGGACTGGAAGCACAGCTACGCTGATTTCTCTGCTGCTGCTGGGCTTCGCATTGATATTCCTCACAGCGACCGTCATATACATGTATATTCAGTCACGCAGAGGGGTACGGTAA
- the uppS gene encoding polyprenyl diphosphate synthase — MYQSYLEGQIRKQPIPQHIGIILDGNRRWANRHLYSRRFGHLIGADNAEQVLEWCHDLHIKAVTLYVLSTENLQRPSDELQELYEVVERKLRALLNDERIHRYKIKVKALGRRELLPDSIKSLLQNLESTTQDYQGHFLSIAIAYGGRTEILDGVREIAQKVESGKLKPDEITQKTVESHLYTAHLPNPEPELIIRTSGEERLSGFLLWQAAYSELVFTDVYWPDFRKIDLMRAIRTYQRRNRRFGT, encoded by the coding sequence GTGTATCAGAGTTACCTAGAGGGTCAAATCCGCAAACAACCTATACCGCAGCACATCGGTATCATCCTTGACGGTAACAGGCGGTGGGCGAACCGGCACTTGTACTCACGGAGATTCGGCCATCTTATAGGAGCTGATAACGCGGAGCAGGTTCTTGAGTGGTGTCACGATCTTCACATAAAGGCGGTTACGCTCTACGTGCTGTCGACCGAGAATCTGCAGCGCCCTTCCGATGAGCTTCAAGAGCTCTACGAAGTTGTTGAACGTAAGCTTAGAGCGCTGTTGAATGACGAGAGGATTCACCGCTACAAGATTAAGGTGAAGGCGCTTGGGAGACGTGAACTTTTACCTGACTCAATCAAAAGTCTTCTGCAGAATCTTGAGAGCACAACCCAAGATTATCAGGGGCATTTCCTTAGCATAGCTATCGCATACGGGGGAAGGACTGAGATTCTGGACGGAGTTAGGGAGATCGCCCAAAAGGTTGAGAGCGGTAAGCTGAAGCCGGATGAAATAACTCAGAAGACAGTCGAAAGCCACCTCTACACTGCTCATCTCCCCAATCCTGAGCCTGAACTAATCATCAGAACATCAGGCGAAGAGAGACTCAGCGGCTTCCTTCTATGGCAAGCCGCCTACAGCGAACTGGTCTTCACAGATGTGTATTGGCCTGACTTCCGAAAAATCGATTTAATGAGAGCCATCAGAACATATCAGAGACGAAACAGACGCTTCGGCACCTAG
- a CDS encoding B12-binding domain-containing radical SAM protein produces MKPAGRNGLSFAFDIVPIGLEYIAAYIEDVVEDIHIVDMEMDQRSFLEIMSLYRPNLVCITMSATEHNSGLHLAEIAKTKGAATIVGGYHPTGIPDLLLSYPQIDMVVRGEGEITVRELVEKGSPENVLGLSYKKDGQIIHNGERPVIQDLDALPFPARHLRQYLYKTGDGFTDYDVLTMSRGCLNPCIFCCEPNMSQRQMRCRSPESVMKEIHEIAAARKGRPVSIMFTDPNFIGYPDRVSRLCELLIESNLNVKFHAILRPNIMATQPQLVKKMCNAGILWYEMGIESPNLKDLKQTKKGISNKIHREAVRNIRAYGGNAGGTFVIGLPDQTEEEIRGFPAYAREIGLTSAAFGIATPFPGTEFYDDLDKQGLIFETNWNNFDEMHSVYRTKHVPKEKVEELATYCMAKFWNIDTFIDWAQVSMKRTGRKQPLMEFIRERTVDLHFITNNGVKLQKSNFASHIKTFLDAYPDPRIEEYTRKVGVHNVLEMSRFLRILGPNTVQCTLRLDDTRISFVIKTTSNTVEYIRVIHGKEEDSTIDFDIDLSWMNDQSPKSAVTMAQRLISVISHDFSIKRLRNILRLFLAVGTELVVSRLISSKQ; encoded by the coding sequence GTGAAGCCTGCTGGCCGGAACGGTCTCAGTTTCGCTTTTGATATTGTGCCTATAGGTCTTGAATACATTGCAGCGTACATTGAGGATGTGGTTGAAGACATCCACATCGTTGACATGGAAATGGATCAGCGAAGCTTCCTTGAGATAATGAGTCTCTACCGACCAAATCTCGTTTGCATCACGATGTCTGCTACAGAGCACAACTCAGGGCTGCATCTAGCCGAAATAGCCAAGACAAAGGGTGCAGCCACCATCGTTGGCGGATACCACCCAACTGGCATCCCTGATCTACTGCTCTCCTATCCACAGATAGACATGGTTGTCCGCGGAGAGGGCGAAATCACTGTCAGAGAACTTGTGGAGAAAGGAAGCCCTGAAAATGTGCTTGGACTTTCCTACAAGAAGGATGGGCAGATAATTCACAACGGTGAAAGACCGGTGATCCAGGATCTTGATGCTCTTCCTTTCCCTGCTCGACATTTGAGACAGTACCTGTACAAAACGGGTGACGGATTCACTGACTACGATGTTTTGACTATGTCAAGGGGCTGCTTAAACCCCTGCATCTTCTGCTGCGAGCCAAATATGAGTCAAAGACAGATGCGGTGCCGCTCTCCTGAGAGTGTGATGAAGGAGATTCATGAAATCGCGGCGGCAAGGAAAGGACGACCGGTTAGCATCATGTTCACCGACCCTAACTTCATCGGTTACCCTGATAGAGTCAGTCGGCTCTGCGAGCTGCTTATCGAGAGTAATCTGAACGTGAAGTTCCACGCCATTCTGAGGCCTAACATAATGGCCACGCAGCCACAGCTCGTGAAAAAGATGTGCAATGCAGGAATACTTTGGTACGAAATGGGAATAGAAAGCCCGAACCTCAAGGATCTGAAGCAGACGAAGAAAGGCATCTCCAACAAAATCCATCGAGAGGCCGTTCGGAACATACGTGCATACGGAGGAAATGCAGGCGGAACCTTCGTGATAGGTCTGCCCGACCAGACTGAAGAAGAAATCAGAGGATTCCCAGCGTATGCGCGAGAAATAGGGTTAACATCCGCTGCATTCGGGATCGCAACACCATTCCCAGGAACCGAGTTCTACGACGATCTTGACAAACAGGGACTGATATTTGAGACGAACTGGAACAACTTCGACGAGATGCACTCAGTCTATAGAACCAAGCATGTGCCGAAGGAGAAGGTTGAGGAACTAGCCACGTACTGTATGGCAAAGTTCTGGAACATTGACACATTCATAGATTGGGCCCAAGTATCTATGAAGCGAACTGGGCGGAAGCAACCCTTAATGGAGTTCATCCGCGAAAGAACTGTGGATTTGCACTTCATCACCAACAACGGCGTAAAGCTGCAGAAGAGCAACTTCGCCTCACACATAAAGACGTTCTTGGATGCCTACCCGGATCCTCGAATCGAGGAGTACACGCGAAAGGTGGGTGTACACAATGTTTTGGAAATGTCACGGTTTCTCCGAATCCTTGGTCCCAACACAGTTCAGTGCACGTTAAGGCTTGACGACACTCGCATCAGTTTCGTCATCAAGACCACTTCAAACACCGTCGAATACATTCGGGTAATACATGGTAAAGAGGAGGATTCAACAATAGATTTCGACATCGACCTGAGTTGGATGAATGATCAATCGCCAAAATCTGCTGTAACGATGGCGCAGCGGCTCATCAGCGTAATTTCACATGACTTCAGCATAAAGCGGTTACGAAACATCCTCAGGCTCTTCCTAGCAGTCGGAACAGAGCTGGTGGTGAGCCGGCTTATCAGTTCTAAACAGTAA